Below is a genomic region from Silurus meridionalis isolate SWU-2019-XX chromosome 10, ASM1480568v1, whole genome shotgun sequence.
AGCCTGGCACCCACAGCCTGGACTAGGAtgccagccttgtggaggtgagTGGAGGATGGGAGGAGGGAGCAGGAACAGCACTCCACTGCCACCTGCTGGCCAGACCCTGCGAGTGCTGTGCCTTTCCCGGACCTCGACCACAGCCAGCCTTAATTACTGCACGCCTCAGTTGTTCTAAGTGCATGTCAGAACAAATTATGTAAGTAATGAGGCTGAAAATGCTAAAGGAGCAGGAACACGCTGGCACTCTAATGCTCATGGCGGgagaacataaaaacaaacaatcgAGTACTGTGCCTGCATGGCGAGCGCCCACCGCACTgagacagcacacacacaaataatgcagataattatatatatctCTGTTAAAATATTCATTACAGAACTATCTCTCATTCTTAAGTGATCTGGCTGCACTGTGGTGTAATGATAGCTGATAGCGACTGAAGCGCCACTTTTCCAGAGAGCTGGCGTGGCTGCTGTCAGCATGTGTCCTGTGCTGTGCTGACTGAAGCGTTGGCTGGTACCTTGTTCACAGGCTGTGAGAGAATGCCAACAGGATACACTGCTCTCCGGTTGAGATTAGAGGTTACGGGATCTGCTGTTCCAAACAAGAGACAAAGGTTCCTGTCCCTTGGGTGCATTGTAAGGCTGTGACATGATGCAAATAGGTCTCAGGCACCTGATAGCAGGTTCTCATGGTCTCAATAAAGGCAAATTGAATGTGGGTAAATGAATTTCTTGGAATTAGATTTATAAGGTCCACAAGAGAAATTATAAGTCTGATCGCAAGAGGTGACAGCAAGGAGCTGAAGGATCTGTATGGAGTGTTTTCTGTCGAATAGAAACtataaactgtaaaaataaaatatataaaatataaactgacATATTTTGTGGATATATTGTGTTCTGgtttgttctgtattgtttagaAACCTTCTGAAAGTGTATTTTAGAGAATGAGTTGAATGTAATGGCattctatatttaattttcagTATCAGATTTAAAtccttaaatcttttttttaaacataaacctGACCactttggggaaaaaatatagtttttatcATAGGTAAAAATGTCATTAGGGTAAATTCTGGCTCTAATTGTTTTTCTGCTTTCCCTCTTGTTTACTAGCCCTTGAGATTAACACtgcgtttttgtttgtttgcttgttttttttttttattctttttcccccttttatATTTCTGCATCAATATATGCCGTTACTAAAACCACAGTAATCCCTTTCCGTGTCTGTACGTGTATCGATTTGGAACACGTGATCTATTCAATCCAAATGGTGCAGTCGCACTTGAACTCTATCCCATGTCGAGaatttaaaaatgcaataatgaAATCACACGTCGTACCACGTATTTCTCTGTATCTAAACGATGTAACGAATGGAGGAAGGTactattttaaactaaaaatgttATACTTTCTGAGTGGATTTCGATGTATTTGGTGATTAAATAATATTGGATGAATTACACCGACCTGCCTCTGGAGACCTGCCTCTAATATATTCCTGTGATTATGTTTATCATCATAAGATTATGCATCATGATATACAGCGAACCGAAAAAGATAAGACGTTCATTGTATACAGCATATAATATTCtcttgcactgtgtgtgtgtgtgtgtgtgtgtgtgtgtgtgtgtgtgtgtgtgtgtgtgtgtgtgtgagtgtgtgtgtgtgtgtgtgttgttgcagCTCCTGATATCATCATCCACAGTGTTCTTTGTGCTCTACCTCTCACTAGTTGTAAAAGACACTGCTGGGGTTTAAATGCACAGGAGCTGGTATTTCACTTTTGAAATGAGACCAGTCCTGTACTTAGAAGGTTCTCCTTGTCAAACAGTTGCCCTCTTATTGCTCCCTGAAGGGTCTCCTGGAGTAttatgattttgtgtgtgtgtgtgtttcctttgtGTAGTTTGAACTGACAATGTTATTGCAATGGTTTGCAGGGGGTTGTATTCAGAGTTAAGATGGTCTCCTCTGTAAAACTGTGTAGTTTTATCTGTCGCTGTGTGGCAGGGAACAGATTTGTTTGAAGCTTCGCGCTGTTTCATGTAGCGACACACAGCCGTGGCGGAGGTGTCGTGCTGTGCCTGGTGACAGCCAAGAAAATCCTGactgtttcttttctctttctctttcttctccgtAGCTCAAATTGAAATTATTCCCTGCAAGATCTGTGGAGACAAATCATCAGGCATCCATTACGGTGTGATAACATGTGAGGGCTGTAAGGTAAGCAACCAAACAAATGTCTGTCTGTGCGCTTGCGTATGTGCATGCAcgcaaaactgtgtgtgtgtgtgtgtttgggcgAGTGGGCACGGGCTTATTGTTTTGAAAacaatatttgaataaatgctTGAATAGGAGGGCTAAATGAAGGTCTAAACATCAGTGTgttcatcatcattaatatGACACAGTAGGCTTCGATGAACTGCACTCTGTCATTATTAGGACAAAGTGACTCCTGCGACTTGTTTTCTTTCTGCACTCTCCGGCAGATTTTTTTATGACTTTGGCGCTGCAGTTACTGCCTGCTTCACAAATAAAACTGTCAAAGGTGCAGCGCTTTGAAGTATACCACGTACTTAGCTGTTTTGCTTTtgtcgcttttttttttttttttttgcccaaacCTGAAACTACCCagtctgtgtttgttttaaaatatgcCATCCACTCAGCAGGAGGAATTATATGCTTACTGTATATTCCTCTTGTTAGTATTGTTCGGGTTGTTTGTTACTACACTACAGGCAAGCATTGCACAGCGTAGCAGAAATGAACAATCTCTGCGATCCAAATCTATTTTTGAATAAAAGGCAGACTCCGCGTTCAGCACATCGCTCACTCGCAACGCagagggaagaaagaaagagagagaactaaaaaaaaatttacaggcCTGAAGAATAAACTGCTGAAATGTATCTTTAATGATTGCTAATTACTTCAGGCAGAGAGGCATTTAATGATATGTGCGAGCACACCGCTCTGGCCCATAAATCATAGCATTATAAAGGAGCGTTGCTTGTCACCAGCAGTCCTACCCTGCTTTCATAATGGCTGCCATTAGAAAGCAACTTGGCAGCTGTCAGCTGTTTTCTTGTAATTAAACAGCCAATGAGCAACTAATTAAGACATATGTGTATCGAGCAGTGGAGTGGGGTATGTTAATGGTGTGCTGGAATCAATTCATTAAGTAAAAGGGATGAGGTATCAACTCAGTGTGACTgcatgctctctctctgtctgtctcccacTGTATATGTCGCTCTCCTTCTCACTGCGTCTCTCAACACCCACTGGTTTTCAAATCTGTTATTTAACTAATAACCACAGATGAAACTCAACATTATTTATAGTCGCACGCTTGAAAACAAGCTAAAGCAGCTTATCGTCACGGCCTTTCACTAAAGTATTTCCTTAAACAATGGCTTTTCAATAGGTCTCTTCTTATTTAACTTCTCATCAGTGGGATCTGAAGCTGAAAGCAATCTAATCTATGACCTTTATGTATACGATTACAGCTCAAACCCAAATCCCATAAACACACGAGACTTCATTTGCTTATAAGAGCATGTTGTGAATTCTGAAGCTTTCCAACACAGCCAcctctgtttctgtctttcaTTCATGCAGGGTTTCTTCAGGAGGAGTCAGCAGAGCAATGCGGCATATTCGTGCCCACGTCAAAAGAACTGCCTGATCGACCGTACCAGCCGAAACCGCTGCCAGCACTGCAGGCTGCAGAAGTGTCTGGCCGTTGGCATGTCACGGGACGGTGAGTGTGCTGCTGATCCTGGCCTAATGTGCACCAGGGAACAACAGCCCCCTTCCACATCAGGGGCTTCAGGGTCTGGCCAACACTAGCTGGAAAAAATACGTGGAAATGGAAATTCTGAGCTTTAGGGAATCTGCCGTGAATGTTTCTTAAACTTGGCTTTATGGATAATCAGAAGTGTTTCTCAGCGCCTGGAACATTTATGGTTATTCAGAACAGCAAGAGGTTCTTAGCTATTTGTAGACTGTCTGCCAATCAGGGAGGCGGAGTAGTAGAGTAGTTAACATTGTGTAGGCAGGTGAAGTGCATAGTGCCAAGCTTCAAACGTGACATTCCAGTGTGCGATTTAATCTGAGGAATATGTTGGGCATGATATCttaacagaaaaaagaaagaaagaaaaaaaacaattatgtcTGGGTAtcgtaataaaatatttacagccTGGCCCTGGAGTACCTTCAGTGCTGCACATTTGAGTGCTTTCTACTTTTCCAGATCCAGTTTGACTCAGGAAGTCTTGTTAATTAGCTAATCAGTTAAACCTGGTGTGTAAATCTGCGAGCAGTTAAATTCTGAAATGCGCAGTACATGCGTTACTGCATGACCAAAGTTGGGAACCTGCAACTTAAAGGATTACAGATATATATTATGTAGGCTACATTAAGAAAATGAACCACAATTAATTTTCTGTGTTTACACATTTTGCTGCTTATGGAATAAAATGCTCCTTACAACTGATTATAAAGTAAAACCCATTTTAATAATAGCTTTGTTACATTGCGTCTGGAACGGGCGCTCTTCAGATGTGTCTCGTCACAGCTGCAAGGTCAAAGCTCCTGCCAAATCCCACCCTTTCATATATCACTTCCCTCCAATCACGGAAGATTTACATCTCCGACCTTCTGAAAGTTTTGGAAGCCAGTCCAGAAAGAACCATAAACCTTCCTTTAGAGAGTGATATCCGTATTAAACCCATGTTTATTTTTCGGGTAAATGCAAATGTCgttaaatttaaaaatatttttttatgtctgaaTGTTTTACATTCGAAATACCTCatgaaaattttaaatacattatgaaATGGACTGTTATACTAGTAATAAAAATCTGACATTCCCCTTTAAGATTTCTGATTAACAGTTCTGATCatgaatatttgtgttttaattcCTGCGCTGGCTGTGTgtatgagaggaaaaaaaacactggaagCCTGTGACAAGATCAATGGGTTAATACATGGTTTTCTCAGTTCGGTCTCATGTTGGACTTCAGACAAGGCGGAGGGTTTTTCTGACAGCAAGTGGCTTTTATTAAATGACTGTCATTAGAAAGGCTCATTAAAGCGAACGCAGGTGAGCAGCATTAACGGGGAaaacaggtgagtgtgtgtgtgtttgtgtgtatgttaaagGCCCCCTGCAGGGCTTCTGACTGGGCTGCATGACTGTGGCCCATAACAGGAAGCAGTAATCAGGCCAGGCCTTCAGAGTGTGCTGGgctgctctctcacacacaaccaGGACAGGCAAGGTGACTTCTGAGTTCACTCAGACACGAGCCCCCATCTGCCTTTTCACTAGCGCACACACATAGCCGCATCAGCTCTGGGTTGTTTGTTCTTTATCTGTTAGAGTTGGACTCTAGCGGtctcttctctttattttatagTCAGTCGCACCATTTACACCTTCATTACTCCTCTCTGCCTGCCAAGAGCAAAACGCTCTCACACTGAGATCCACGCTCTCATTATTTTTTAGCTTTCCTCTGTTTTAATAGACCAGCACTCTCTGTTCACAGGCCCACTGCCAGTGCTGGATTCTCAGTCAAACCCCAGCACTTAACCAACTTCTTGtagtatgtgtatttgtgtgggtGACAAGAGCATTACTCTGAACCATCCACGCTCCAACTATAATCTACCATCTACCTCAGTGGATGTAGAAATGATCCAGTGGCAGACAAAAGCAGTAGCTCTTCTGTATTCACTGTTCTGCTTTGTGCAGTATTGTACACATTGTGCTCCGCACCGAGGAATGTCCTTGTCTTGTTCACTGCAAGTTGTTCTGGCCAAGCCTGCTGCCCTGTCTGATTCTGGCAGgttaaaaaacaacagaaagttGCTGTGAACATGTCAAAGTGGCAAAGAGTTTTATACCCATTACTCCGCTAATGTGCTGGAAGAGAACTCCCGCCCACTGGTCTGGCTGCTACATTAAGCTCACTGTCTTAGGGCCATGTCCCCCAGGCAAGGAGACTCGGAAATGATTTCAGCAGTGAGGAGATCATTGTTGTCTACCAGATTAATACGTTTATGAACATTTTGAGGTttgattattttgtgtgtgtgtatgttttcttttAGCTGTGAAGTTCGGGCGCATGTCAAAGAAGCAGCGGGACAGCCTGTATGCTGAGGTGCAGAAGCACCGTCTCCAGCAGCAACAGagagagcagcagcagcagcccgGCGAAGCCGAGCCACTTACACCCACCTACGGGCTTTCAGCAAACGGCCTCACCGAGCTGCATGACGAGCTGACCGGCTACATGGACGGCCACACGACCGAAGGCACCAAGCCTGACTCGGGCGTCAGCAGCTTCTACCTGGACATCCAGCCCTCGCCCGATCAGTCCGGCCTGGACATTAACGGCATCAAGCCAGAGCCCATATGTGACTTCACGCCAGCCTCAGGCTTCTTCCCATACTGCTCCTTTAGCAACGGCGAGACCTCCCCCACTGTCTCCATGGCCGAGCTAGGTGAATATATGGAACAATGAGAAAATAGAAGCGAATCATGATATCTCTGCTGTATAGGACATTGTAGGAAAAACCTAAAGACATCTGAGACATAAGttgtaggtatatatatatatatatatatatatatatatatatatatatatatatatatatatatatatatatatatatgtgtgtgtgtgtgtgtgtgtgtgtgtgtgtgtgtgtgtatatatatatatatatatgtgtgtgtatatatgtatatatatatatatatatatatatatatatatatatatatatatatatatatatatatatatatatactagacAATATGCTGGGGTGATGGGGCACTAGGGGGTTTAAGAGATGGGGAACAATTCAACCGTGGGGCAAATGACATAAAGGTGGCTTAAAATAGCAGAAGGTTGGAGACTCATCTTCTAGACTCATTAAAAGTGCCTCTTTTTTGTAATTAGTTTCCATTAATTAGGGCCAATCAGGATCCAGCAGGGCACGAGCCAagggaaataattttttttaggttcCCCATGTGCTTTGAGACTCCTTATAACAGATGTGTTTTCAACATGATTGGATTTTTatacttgtgtttttttcccctttcccttatgctctttttttattgaaagcTAATGTGACCTTTGTTTCTGCGGGTAATGTGCATATATTCCATTCTCCTTATATCACATGGCAGACATGCACCACAGTTATTCTACTTCTCCACAATGAGCTTTATGCTGGCAGCAGTAGAGGAAAATGTCAACAAacttttaaatcaaatttaacAGCTCTACTTCAGTGTGCAATAATAACCTTTAGCCATGTAAAAGTGGCCTCTTGTTACTGGTGGACTGGAGCTCATGCACTATGTCTTGGACAGGtggaactctgtgtgtgtgtgtgtgtgtgtgtgtgtgtgtgtgtgtgtgtgtgtgtgtgtgtgtgtgtgtgggtctgtgtgttGGTGCATGTCTGAGTGTTTGACGCCGTCCTGCTTGCCTGTTTCAGAGCATCTGGCCCAGAATATCTCCAAGTCCCACATGGAGACATGTCAGTATCTGAGAGAAGAGCTACAGCAGATGACCTGGCAGGCCTTCCTGCAGGAGGAGATGGAAAGCTACCAGAACAAGGTAGCACTCTTCAACTAACACTACTATCTCCAGCATAACCACCAtcaccctcacctacatctctACAGAATTTTAGCTGCTCATTTTCAGCTAGGTGAACATTACCTTCAATAGAGTTAGTGGAGGTCAGAAATGACTCCCAAAAAAAGCTTGATAAgctctttttttctaaatacaTGCTATTACAAATCCAGatatatgcacattatatttaCTAATCCATTGCAAGAAAGCACAGATGTTTAAGGCAGCTGAGCCAAACAGTGACAGTGTTTGTAATGCCTAAATGGTTTTATGCTCATGTTCCTCTAGTACAGCTTCATATGGAATAGGTCacacagtacaaaaaaaaagtccaaactGCTACTAAATTGTAAGTGTTATTAATGATTCAACCCCAAGCATCAGTCAAACCTTCATCCCACCCTGGTCTCATTATAAACCGCTGTAGAAATGTATTATTCAAGTGGAATCTCAGAAAATATATtctgaaatgtacattttcatctctttgaagaaaatgaaaaagaagtgCAGAAGACAGATTATATTTCTAACTCAGCTAATCAAACGAGTTTTCCTTGCCTCAAGCCTTTCTGATTATAAAAACAGATATTTCTATCTGAAACTGGTGCGTGTGCAAAAACATTCCCCCACATCCCCAAATTCCGATTAGAGCGGAATTTACCTTGTCATTTACCTTGTGAGAAAACTCGGCGTTAATATCGTTAAAGAAAATTAGTGCTTTTAGGAGATAGTCAGtaattgagatatatatatatatatatatatatatatatatatatatatatatatatatatatatatatataaaatgtgtgggtttatttttttgtttctgcttcTGTATCACCAGCCCAGAGAAGTCATGTGGCAGTTGTGTGCCATTAAAATCACAGAGGCCATCCAGTACGTGGTGGAGTTTGCCAAGCGTATCGATGGCTTTATGGAGCTCTGTCAGAATGATCAGATTGTGCTGCTCAAAGCAGGTAATATTTTAGTCATCAGTAGATAATTCACTATTCATATATGGTATAATATTggtataacatatatatatatatatatatagttactCATTatattttgctttcttttttgtgaAATAATAAATTGCATTCTTCTTGTACTCGCTCTTCACAATGCATTCATTctttaattaactaattaatgaaattaattaagttttgttattttatatattggacaattttatattttgtataatttatttttgtaacataTGTGTTCTTCCTTTTTCCGCGTGTGTGTCTGCCTCACGATTTCTGTTAGAATAGTAATAAAGTAAAGtgcagtgtatatataaagtgcatattatttttagaattttttttttttctatctatacAGATAGTAAATTCTCAAATATCCACtagtaaaattattataatagtatTAAAGTCATTGAAAACTAATTAACTTCAAAGTGTTGGAggttttttagtttattttatgttgtgtcttatttttatgttattcaCATGCActgtaaataatacataattataaatacagtcagttctcttttttttcccccaaacccAGTaccaatttttattatttgttactgAACCCAGTATCCGATATTTTCTGCAGATATCTGCTTGATGCCGGTATCTAATCGGTGCCTGCTCAAATTATTTGTTTCTAAATGTGTTGTGTAATTGTTCTAATGATGATCTTAGTATTACgcataataattgtaattatcaTTCGTTCTTCAGTGAGTGCTTTATCGTGATCAGGGTCGAGGTGGATCCAAAGTCTATCCAGGGAACACT
It encodes:
- the roraa gene encoding nuclear receptor ROR-alpha A isoform X2, with the protein product MREAVLSNTDFLASSRDSFCCRLVPTGSLQSGISVTKKTHTSQIEIIPCKICGDKSSGIHYGVITCEGCKGFFRRSQQSNAAYSCPRQKNCLIDRTSRNRCQHCRLQKCLAVGMSRDAVKFGRMSKKQRDSLYAEVQKHRLQQQQREQQQQPGEAEPLTPTYGLSANGLTELHDELTGYMDGHTTEGTKPDSGVSSFYLDIQPSPDQSGLDINGIKPEPICDFTPASGFFPYCSFSNGETSPTVSMAELEHLAQNISKSHMETCQYLREELQQMTWQAFLQEEMESYQNKPREVMWQLCAIKITEAIQYVVEFAKRIDGFMELCQNDQIVLLKAGSLEVVFVRMCRAFDPQNNTVFFDGKYAGPDVFKSLGCDDLISSIFEFGKNLCSMHLSEDELALFSAFVLMSADRSWLQEKVKVEKLQQKIQLALQHVLQKNHREDGILTKLICKVSTLRALCSRHTEKLTAFKAIYPDIVRTHFPPLYKELFGSDFEQSMPVDG
- the roraa gene encoding nuclear receptor ROR-alpha A isoform X1, with amino-acid sequence MESPPDPTSEPGKSASEAASAVRESPLNLDALRKAEHQAPVRRHSCSSTNRGISVTKKTHTSQIEIIPCKICGDKSSGIHYGVITCEGCKGFFRRSQQSNAAYSCPRQKNCLIDRTSRNRCQHCRLQKCLAVGMSRDAVKFGRMSKKQRDSLYAEVQKHRLQQQQREQQQQPGEAEPLTPTYGLSANGLTELHDELTGYMDGHTTEGTKPDSGVSSFYLDIQPSPDQSGLDINGIKPEPICDFTPASGFFPYCSFSNGETSPTVSMAELEHLAQNISKSHMETCQYLREELQQMTWQAFLQEEMESYQNKPREVMWQLCAIKITEAIQYVVEFAKRIDGFMELCQNDQIVLLKAGSLEVVFVRMCRAFDPQNNTVFFDGKYAGPDVFKSLGCDDLISSIFEFGKNLCSMHLSEDELALFSAFVLMSADRSWLQEKVKVEKLQQKIQLALQHVLQKNHREDGILTKLICKVSTLRALCSRHTEKLTAFKAIYPDIVRTHFPPLYKELFGSDFEQSMPVDG
- the roraa gene encoding nuclear receptor ROR-alpha A isoform X3, whose translation is MMYFVISAMKAQIEIIPCKICGDKSSGIHYGVITCEGCKGFFRRSQQSNAAYSCPRQKNCLIDRTSRNRCQHCRLQKCLAVGMSRDAVKFGRMSKKQRDSLYAEVQKHRLQQQQREQQQQPGEAEPLTPTYGLSANGLTELHDELTGYMDGHTTEGTKPDSGVSSFYLDIQPSPDQSGLDINGIKPEPICDFTPASGFFPYCSFSNGETSPTVSMAELEHLAQNISKSHMETCQYLREELQQMTWQAFLQEEMESYQNKPREVMWQLCAIKITEAIQYVVEFAKRIDGFMELCQNDQIVLLKAGSLEVVFVRMCRAFDPQNNTVFFDGKYAGPDVFKSLGCDDLISSIFEFGKNLCSMHLSEDELALFSAFVLMSADRSWLQEKVKVEKLQQKIQLALQHVLQKNHREDGILTKLICKVSTLRALCSRHTEKLTAFKAIYPDIVRTHFPPLYKELFGSDFEQSMPVDG